One genomic window of Panicum hallii strain FIL2 chromosome 6, PHallii_v3.1, whole genome shotgun sequence includes the following:
- the LOC112897538 gene encoding lysine histidine transporter 1-like, whose translation MGTQAPASYPPPAKDDSKTAEEKKLEEWLPINGSRNAKWWYSAFHNVTAMVGAGVLGLPYAMSELGWGPGIVVMVLSWVITLYTLWQMVEMHEMVPGKRFDRYHELGQHVFGEKLGLWIVVPQQLVVEVSLNIIYMVTGGQSLKKFHDVICDGRCKDIKLSYFIMIFASVHFVLSQLPNFNSISGVSLAAAVMSISYSTIAWGASLDKGREANVDYDLRATTTPGKVFGVLGGLGDVAFAYSGHNVVLEIQATMPSTPEKPSKHAMWKGALVAYIIVALCYFPVTFVGYWAFGNSVDDNILITLSKPKWLIAAANMMVVIHVIGSYQVYAMPVFDMMESFLVKKLRFAPSLRLRLMSRTFYVAFTMFIGISFPFFGGLLSFFGGLAFAPTTYFLPCIMWLAVYKPKRFSLSWLTNWICIIIGVLLLVFAPIGGLRQIIMTAKTYKFYQ comes from the exons ATGGGGACCCAAGCGCCCGCGAGCTATCCTCCTCCTGCCAAG GATGACAGCAAGACCGCGGAGGAGAAGAAGCTCGAGGAGTGGCTCCCCATCAACGGCTCCAGGAACGCCAAGTGGTGGTACTCCGCCTTCCACAATGTCACCGCCATGGTCGGCGCCGGCGTCCTCGGCCTCCCCTACGCCATGTCCGAGCTCGGATG GGGCCCTGGCATCGTGGTGATGGTCCTGTCGTGGGTCATCACGCTGTACACGCTGTGGCAGATGGTGGAGATGCACGAGATGGTGCCTGGGAAGCGGTTCGACCGCTACCACGAGCTCGGCCAGCACGTCTTCGGCGAGAAGCTGGGCCTCTGGATTGTCGTGCCGCAGCAGCTCGTCGTCGAGGTCAGCCTCAACATCATCTACATGGTCACCGGCGGCCAGTCCCTCAAGAAGTTCCACGACGTCATCTGCGACGGAAGGTGCAAGGACATCAAGCTCTCCTACTTCATCATGATCTTCGCCTCCGTCCACTTCGTCCTCTCCCAGCTCCCCAACTTCAACTCCATCTCCGGCGtctccctcgccgccgcagTCATGTCAATCAG TTACTCGACAATCGCGTGGGGAGCATCCTTGGACAAGGGGAGGGAGGCGAACGTGGACTACGACCTGCGCGCGACCACGACGCCGGGGAAGGTGTTCGGCGTCTTGGGGGGTCTAGGCGACGTGGCGTTCGCGTACTCGGGGCACAACGTGGTGCTGGAGATCCAGGCTACCATGCCGTCCACGCCGGAGAAGCCATCGAAGCATGCCATGTGGAAGGGCGCGCTCGTCGCCTACATCATCGTCGCACTGTGTTACTTCCCTGTCACGTTCGTTGGGTACTGGGCCTTCGGCAACAGTGTCGACGACAACATCCTCATCACACTTTCCAAGCCCAAGTGGCTCATTGCCGCCGCCAACATGATGGTCGTCATCCATGTCATCGGCAGTTACCAG GTTTACGCAATGCCGGTGTTCGACATGATGGAGTCGTTTCTGGTGAAAAAGCTGCGGTTCGCTCCAAGCCTAAGACTCCGTCTCATGTCCCGCACTTTCTATGTTG CGTTCACAATGTTCATCGGCATCAGCTTCCCCTTCTTTGGTGGATTGCTCAGTTTCTTCGGCGGATTAGCCTTCGCACCAACAACTTATTTT CTTCCATGCATCATGTGGCTCGCAGTCTACAAGCCCAAAAGGTTCAGCCTCTCGTGGTTAACGAACTGG ATCTGCATTATCATTGGAGTGCTGCTGCTGGTGTTTGCTCCGATCGGAGGGCTCCGGCAGATCATTATGACAGCCAAGACATACAAATTCTACCAGTAA